A window of Thermoproteus sp. genomic DNA:
TCATAGAGATAGCTAAGAGGGTCAAGACCACGAGGCCTAGCGTTAGCTTCGTCATAATGGGCTCAACGGAGGATCCTCATAGAGCTAAATATCTAGAATCCCTAGGTGGAGGCGCGGTCAAGATAATGCCGAATGTAGATGAAAAGACTAAGAGGGAGGTCTTATGTAAAGCCAAGGTGTTACTCCACACGCATCCCGCCGAGCATTTCGGGATAGCGGTGGTCGAGGCTATGTATGCAGGTGCCGTGCCTGTAGTACATAGAAATGGGGGCGCTTGGTACGACATAGTTGCTGAAGGGAGGTATGGCTATGGCTATGACGATATCGAGGAGGCTACTGTAGCCGTGTTAGATGCATTGAACAACGAACAGTTAAGATGTGAGGTAAGGGATAGAGCTAAAAAGTTTAGTAAAAATTCATTTAAACAAAAAATACAAAATTTACTTAAATTATAAAAATAAATTGTCCAGAAATTGCTTATATGAAAAGAAACCGGCCAATTTGTAAAACCCTAACAAGTTTCGATTTCTTCTAGTGGCAGATCCTCTTGTTATCCCCTACGTTAAAAAGACTAGAGGACCTCTACGGTGTAGAAGGCTCTGCCCAGCTATGCTGGGCGCCATCGAAGCGACGAAAAATTGGAAAAGCTTAATGAGGGACTACACGATTTTAGGGCCTAGCCGCGCGTGGAGCCTAGAAGTCCGGCATGTAGGGCTCCGGCGTGGTGACCGCCCCCTTGTCGGCTTGAGCCACCAATGCGGCGTATTTAGCCAGCAGGCCGCCTCTGTATTTCGGCCTCGGGGGCTCCCACCTCTTCCTCCTCCGCTCAAGCTCCTCCGGAGTCGCGTCGAGCTTCAACAGCCCGGCCTCTCCGTCTATTACGATCTTGTCGCCGTTTTCCACCAGCGCTATGGGGCCCCCGACCGCGGCTTCGGGCGCCACGTGGCCCACCATTATCCCCCTAGTGGCGCCGGAGAACCTCCCGTCGGTCACCAGAGCCACCGACTCCCCGAGTCCCGCCCCCACTATGGCCGCCGTCACCTTCAACATTTCGGGCATGCCGGGGGCGCCCTTAGGCCCCTCGTATCTAATCACCACCACGTGGCCCGGCTTCACCTCGCCGGAGGTTACCGCCTTGAAGGCCTCGGCCTCCCCGTCGAAGACTAGGGCCCTCCCCTCAAACTTCAAGACGTCAGCCGCGCCTATCTTCATGACGGCGCCGTCGGGGGCCAAGTTGCCCCAGAGGATGCGTATCCCGCTGTAGGGCTTGTAGGGCTTCTCCACGTCGTAGATGACTCCTGACTCCGGCACGGCGGGGGGTTGCCAGCGCTCTAGCAATTTGCCTATGGGCTCGCCCTCGACGGTGAGGGCGTCGGGCCTCAAGAGCCCGGCCCTATGGAGCTTCTTCAAGATGCGGGGGACACCCCCGACTCTCTCCAGGTCCTGCATGGCGTACGGCCCCGCCGGCCTGAGGGCGGCTATTACGGGCACCTTCCTGCTTATCTCGTCGAAGTCCCTCAACGTGAACTTGACGCCGGCCTCATGGGCGATGGCCAGTAGGTGCAATATGGCGTTTGTGGAGCCGGCCGTGGCGAATAGGGCCACCGCGGCGTTGTAGAGGGCGTCATAGGTGACTACGTCCCTGGGCTTTATCCCCAGCTCCGCCGCCTTTAGGGCGGCTCTGCCGGACTCAACG
This region includes:
- the ilvD gene encoding dihydroxy-acid dehydratase is translated as MVRVKVRSAQWYDGVDNAPHRPYLRAVGFTEEDFGKPLVGVLVSWSELGPCNFHNLDLVRYVKEGVKEAGGVALAAPTIVVNDGINMGTPGMRYSLISRDLIADTVEAQINAHGVDAWVGIGGCDKTQPGIMMAMVRLNLPAVYLYGGSAEAGWLGDRELTIEDVFEAVGAYHAGKITLEELKRVEELSFPTYGTCQGMFTANTMALLGEALGISLLGSASPPATSARRRKYAVESGRAALKAAELGIKPRDVVTYDALYNAAVALFATAGSTNAILHLLAIAHEAGVKFTLRDFDEISRKVPVIAALRPAGPYAMQDLERVGGVPRILKKLHRAGLLRPDALTVEGEPIGKLLERWQPPAVPESGVIYDVEKPYKPYSGIRILWGNLAPDGAVMKIGAADVLKFEGRALVFDGEAEAFKAVTSGEVKPGHVVVIRYEGPKGAPGMPEMLKVTAAIVGAGLGESVALVTDGRFSGATRGIMVGHVAPEAAVGGPIALVENGDKIVIDGEAGLLKLDATPEELERRRKRWEPPRPKYRGGLLAKYAALVAQADKGAVTTPEPYMPDF